In one Nocardioides luteus genomic region, the following are encoded:
- the ftsR gene encoding transcriptional regulator FtsR, translating into MPDPQRPASDSGERLNIGQVLDQLRPDFPTVTIPKIRFLEDKGLIKPERTPAGYRKFSRRDVERLRYVLRMQRDHYLPLKVIGEHLDAIDRGLEPPAIEPTVPTVPTVALTPDGAPGAESFRRTDHMRISRRELLKIAEVDDSLLTELEKMALVVPLRSGHYDTDALAIARTAKELAEFGIEPRHLRGMKAAADREVGLIEQIVAPLRRPGNAGAQGRAEEIGSEIAALAVRLHATLVKSGLRAR; encoded by the coding sequence ATGCCTGACCCTCAACGGCCGGCTAGCGACTCGGGGGAGCGGCTCAACATCGGGCAGGTCCTGGACCAGCTGCGTCCTGACTTTCCCACGGTCACGATCCCGAAGATCCGGTTTCTCGAGGACAAGGGACTGATCAAGCCGGAGCGCACTCCCGCGGGCTACCGCAAGTTCTCCCGCCGCGACGTGGAGCGGCTGCGCTACGTCCTGCGGATGCAGCGTGACCACTACCTGCCGCTCAAGGTCATCGGCGAGCACCTCGACGCGATCGATCGCGGCCTCGAGCCGCCGGCGATCGAGCCGACCGTGCCCACCGTCCCGACGGTCGCCCTCACGCCCGACGGCGCGCCGGGGGCGGAGTCGTTCCGGCGCACGGACCACATGCGGATCTCGCGACGCGAGCTCCTCAAGATCGCCGAGGTCGACGACTCGCTGCTGACCGAGCTGGAGAAGATGGCGCTGGTGGTGCCGCTGCGCAGCGGCCACTACGACACCGACGCCCTGGCGATCGCGCGCACCGCCAAGGAGCTGGCCGAGTTCGGCATCGAGCCCCGTCACCTGCGCGGCATGAAGGCCGCCGCCGACCGCGAGGTGGGTCTCATCGAGCAGATCGTGGCGCCGCTGCGGCGCCCGGGCAACGCCGGGGCGCAGGGCCGGGCCGAGGAGATCGGCAGCGAGATCGCCGCCCTGGCGGTCCGTCTGCACGCCACCTTGGTGAAGTCCGGGCTGCGCGCCCGCTGA
- a CDS encoding FHA domain-containing protein: MSVCPACGSQNPDEARFCSQCGVSLTGTDQTSTIQLGADADTSDRVLSPIEAATVEALPRGNGMLVVQRGPGAGSRFLLDQDTVVAGRHPDSDIFLDDVTVSRRHAEFKRTGDTFEVSDVGSLNGTYVNRDRIENVVLKDGDEVQVGKFRLVFYAGHEGA; encoded by the coding sequence ATGTCCGTGTGCCCCGCTTGCGGCAGCCAGAACCCCGACGAAGCGCGGTTCTGCTCGCAGTGTGGCGTAAGCCTGACCGGGACCGACCAGACCTCGACGATTCAGCTCGGGGCTGACGCCGACACCTCCGACCGGGTGCTCAGCCCGATCGAGGCGGCCACCGTCGAGGCCCTTCCGCGCGGCAACGGCATGCTCGTCGTTCAGCGTGGTCCCGGCGCCGGAAGCCGCTTCCTGCTCGACCAGGACACCGTGGTCGCGGGTCGCCACCCGGACAGCGACATCTTCCTCGACGACGTCACCGTCTCGCGTCGCCACGCCGAGTTCAAGCGCACCGGCGACACCTTCGAGGTCTCCGACGTCGGCAGCCTCAACGGCACCTACGTCAACCGCGACCGCATCGAGAACGTCGTCCTCAAGGACGGCGACGAGGTGCAGGTCGGGAAGTTCCGGCTCGTCTTCTACGCCGGGCACGAAGGGGCGTAG
- the gcvH gene encoding glycine cleavage system protein GcvH — protein sequence MYPEDLKYTSEHEWLRNPGETEGSVRIGITNYAQDALGDIVYVSMPALGDTIKAGESCGELESTKSVSDIYAPISGEVVAVNGSLDATPELVNDDPYGGGWLFEVAPADPAELESLLDAAAYEASLDA from the coding sequence GTGTACCCCGAGGACCTGAAGTACACCAGCGAGCACGAGTGGCTGCGCAACCCTGGCGAGACCGAGGGCTCCGTACGGATCGGGATCACCAACTACGCCCAGGACGCCCTCGGCGACATCGTCTACGTCTCGATGCCCGCGCTCGGCGACACGATCAAGGCCGGCGAGAGCTGCGGTGAGCTGGAGTCGACCAAGTCGGTCAGCGACATCTACGCGCCCATCTCGGGCGAGGTCGTCGCGGTCAACGGCTCGCTCGACGCGACGCCCGAGCTGGTCAACGACGACCCCTACGGCGGTGGCTGGCTCTTCGAGGTCGCCCCGGCCGATCCTGCCGAGCTGGAGAGCCTCCTCGACGCCGCGGCGTACGAGGCATCGCTCGACGCCTAG
- a CDS encoding DUF881 domain-containing protein, translating to MKRTAAKRTPAKKAPAKKPATPAEEAVAEDVTTPEASDEGTQPAEQEPTESAETTDAADAPDAEEPSETEVAEEKAEEGQEAGADEAADQPDQPVAEEGSEKEPEESDDVEPVEPVDFVEPDEPAASTTAEDPAAEDVEDADEVDEADAAEPDEVEDATGDEHAEENTKVAEAEELPTTQKADEPDESDEPEKEPEEEPAPLVGRARLFDALTHFRRGQVAVAVLLCVLGYAAVVQVQTNTEDSTYAGLREQELIDILSGLAGTTQKAQEQIEELEATRDELEDQTLQQQTALQRAEEQVDTLRVIAGTVPVSGPGITIEIDPGADPLRLTALLDLIEELRTSGAEAMEIEGGDGEAVRLVASTSIEVSQPAPGLNVGGELISPPYRLQVIGPPDTLAGAIDFYQGPQDQLEEQGAEVKVESEEKIDIESIHTVSR from the coding sequence GTGAAGCGCACCGCGGCCAAGCGGACCCCCGCGAAGAAGGCACCGGCGAAGAAGCCCGCCACCCCGGCGGAGGAGGCCGTCGCCGAGGACGTCACCACGCCCGAAGCCTCGGACGAAGGTACGCAGCCTGCTGAGCAGGAGCCCACGGAGTCTGCCGAGACGACCGACGCCGCCGACGCCCCGGACGCCGAGGAGCCGTCGGAGACGGAGGTGGCCGAGGAGAAGGCCGAGGAGGGTCAGGAGGCCGGGGCCGACGAGGCCGCCGACCAGCCTGATCAGCCGGTCGCCGAGGAGGGTTCCGAGAAGGAGCCCGAGGAGTCGGACGACGTCGAGCCTGTCGAGCCCGTCGACTTCGTCGAGCCTGACGAGCCTGCCGCGTCGACGACGGCGGAGGATCCGGCGGCCGAGGACGTCGAGGATGCCGACGAGGTGGACGAGGCCGACGCCGCGGAGCCCGACGAGGTCGAGGACGCGACCGGCGACGAGCACGCCGAGGAGAACACCAAGGTCGCCGAGGCCGAGGAGCTGCCGACGACCCAGAAGGCCGATGAGCCCGATGAGTCCGACGAGCCGGAGAAGGAGCCTGAGGAGGAGCCGGCGCCGCTGGTCGGCCGAGCCCGCCTCTTCGACGCGCTGACCCACTTCCGGCGTGGCCAGGTGGCCGTGGCGGTCCTGCTCTGCGTACTCGGCTATGCCGCCGTGGTGCAGGTCCAGACGAACACCGAGGACTCGACCTACGCCGGCCTGCGCGAGCAGGAGCTGATCGACATCCTCTCCGGTCTGGCCGGCACGACGCAGAAGGCGCAGGAGCAGATCGAGGAGCTCGAGGCGACCCGCGACGAGCTCGAGGACCAGACCCTCCAGCAGCAGACCGCGCTGCAGCGCGCCGAGGAGCAGGTGGACACCCTCCGGGTGATCGCCGGGACGGTGCCGGTCAGCGGGCCGGGCATCACGATCGAGATCGACCCCGGCGCCGACCCGCTCCGGCTGACCGCCCTCCTCGACCTGATCGAGGAGCTGCGTACGAGCGGTGCCGAGGCGATGGAGATCGAAGGGGGCGACGGCGAGGCCGTACGCCTGGTCGCGTCCACCTCGATCGAGGTCAGCCAGCCCGCTCCCGGCCTCAACGTCGGCGGCGAGCTGATCAGCCCTCCGTACCGCCTCCAAGTGATCGGTCCGCCCGACACGCTGGCGGGTGCGATCGACTTCTACCAGGGCCCGCAGGACCAGCTCGAGGAGCAGGGCGCGGAGGTAAAGGTCGAGTCGGAGGAGAAGATCGACATCGAGTCGATTCACACCGTGTCCCGCTGA
- a CDS encoding small basic family protein — translation MIAVIGLVIGIVLGLFFQPEVPVGLAPYLPIAVVAALDAVFGALRAFMDGIFDDKVFVVSFISNVVIAAGIVYLGDRLGVGGQLSTGVIVVLGIRIFTNVAAIRRHIFHA, via the coding sequence ATGATCGCCGTCATCGGCCTAGTGATCGGCATCGTGCTGGGACTGTTCTTCCAGCCCGAGGTGCCTGTCGGTCTGGCGCCCTACCTCCCGATCGCCGTCGTCGCCGCGCTGGACGCCGTCTTCGGTGCGTTGCGGGCGTTCATGGACGGCATCTTCGACGACAAGGTCTTCGTCGTCTCGTTCATCAGCAACGTCGTCATCGCCGCCGGCATCGTCTACCTCGGTGACCGCCTCGGTGTCGGTGGCCAGCTGTCCACGGGCGTGATCGTCGTCCTCGGTATCCGCATCTTCACCAACGTCGCAGCCATCCGGAGGCACATCTTCCATGCCTGA
- a CDS encoding DUF881 domain-containing protein, giving the protein MPDEIPGEDLRAYVTKPLLDRITDQSIDSDYKAAAARREPSAEEPGRRRRPGVWAMVVVGLFALLATTAAVQTSRNEDIRQTSRQVLVDRIEQRQDRIADLHRQISALREDNQRSEGSLNSLRLRAKSASSTAVGTAEETGFAPVTGSGIRITIDNAADGNEGGTVRDYDLAVIVNGLWEAGATAVSVDGQRVTARSGVITSGATLRMNDVSLSPPYEVSAIGDTRTLAARFAETVSGAMIHTTTQDYGMPYDVENIDRLTLPAAPADLLELTQLGADSDKGSKRNDNNDEDTEENSEGDREE; this is encoded by the coding sequence GTGCCTGACGAGATCCCTGGCGAGGACCTGCGCGCCTACGTCACCAAGCCGCTGCTGGACCGCATCACCGACCAGTCGATCGACTCCGACTACAAGGCCGCAGCCGCGCGGCGGGAGCCCTCGGCGGAGGAGCCGGGCCGGCGGCGCCGACCGGGCGTGTGGGCGATGGTGGTCGTCGGGCTGTTCGCGCTGCTGGCCACCACCGCGGCGGTGCAGACCTCCCGCAACGAGGACATCCGCCAGACCAGCAGGCAGGTCCTGGTCGACCGCATCGAGCAGCGCCAGGACCGGATCGCCGACCTGCACCGCCAGATCTCCGCTCTCCGGGAGGACAACCAGCGGAGCGAGGGGTCGCTGAACTCGCTCCGTCTTCGGGCGAAGTCCGCCTCCTCGACCGCGGTCGGGACCGCGGAGGAGACCGGGTTCGCCCCGGTGACCGGCTCGGGGATCAGGATCACCATCGACAACGCCGCCGACGGCAACGAGGGCGGCACCGTCCGCGACTACGATCTCGCCGTGATCGTCAACGGACTGTGGGAGGCGGGGGCCACCGCCGTGTCCGTCGACGGCCAGCGGGTCACCGCGCGCAGCGGCGTGATCACCTCCGGTGCCACGCTCCGGATGAACGACGTCTCGCTCTCGCCGCCCTATGAGGTGTCGGCGATCGGCGACACGCGTACGCTGGCCGCACGCTTTGCCGAGACGGTCTCCGGCGCGATGATCCACACGACGACGCAGGACTACGGGATGCCCTACGACGTCGAGAACATCGACCGGCTGACCCTGCCGGCGGCGCCGGCCGACCTGTTGGAGCTGACCCAGCTGGGGGCCGACTCCGACAAGGGCTCGAAGCGCAACGACAACAACGACGAAGACACCGAAGAGAACAGCGAAGGGGACCGCGAAGAATGA
- a CDS encoding CDP-alcohol phosphatidyltransferase family protein has translation MPNRRSGDPRLQHGRGSRQRPPGSADRNQPVLGKLLSILRLVYAPVVLWAVMIAEDDTIALAAFGLAVVTDLLDSWLNRKQLGGRRAGELLDVVANTVFVLAATLALWQIDVIPWPIALLVPLRLVGLLAMIPALRSRGVRTLPVHLLGKVAAFCLLASFPLLYLSHDIPEQLDLGLEPSLPIQVAQAFGWAFALWGILLLWWSLVLYAQEVRRLMATTPPLEKGGSARA, from the coding sequence ATGCCCAACCGTCGATCCGGTGATCCCCGCCTGCAACATGGCCGGGGCTCGCGGCAGCGACCGCCGGGCTCGGCAGACCGCAACCAGCCCGTGCTCGGCAAGCTGCTCAGCATCCTGCGGCTGGTCTACGCCCCGGTGGTGCTGTGGGCGGTGATGATCGCCGAGGACGACACGATCGCGCTGGCCGCGTTCGGCCTCGCGGTGGTCACCGATCTGCTCGACAGCTGGCTGAACCGCAAGCAGCTCGGCGGCCGCCGCGCGGGAGAGCTGCTCGACGTGGTCGCCAACACCGTCTTCGTCCTGGCCGCGACGCTCGCGCTCTGGCAGATCGATGTGATCCCGTGGCCGATCGCGCTGCTGGTGCCGCTGCGGCTCGTGGGCCTGCTCGCGATGATCCCGGCGCTGCGCAGCCGTGGGGTGCGTACGCTGCCGGTGCATCTGCTGGGCAAGGTGGCCGCCTTCTGCCTGCTGGCCTCCTTCCCGCTGCTCTACCTCAGTCACGACATCCCCGAGCAGCTCGACCTCGGCCTGGAGCCGAGCCTGCCGATCCAGGTGGCGCAGGCGTTCGGCTGGGCGTTCGCGCTGTGGGGGATCCTGCTGCTGTGGTGGAGCCTGGTCCTCTACGCCCAGGAGGTGCGTCGCCTGATGGCCACGACCCCGCCGCTGGAGAAGGGCGGGTCGGCCCGTGCCTGA
- a CDS encoding hemolysin family protein: MSTTMGLLLGLVLLLANGFFVGSEFALVSARRSQIEPAAQAGSQMARITLRAMENISLMMAGAQLGITVCSVLLLAITEPALAHLLEPGFDLIGLPEAFHHPVAFVIAMLVVTYLHVVIGEMVPKNIALAGPDRAALVLGPAIYAVVYVLRPIIVAFNYAANLCIRALGIEPKDEVSSAFTRAEVAAMVEESRGEGLLEEDEYGRLTGALGFTEKTVAKVTIPIADWTIVPRGASGADIEAVCASTGYSRFPVADDGGDLVGYLHIKDVLEPDEARRRQPVQNKWIRPFATVTPDDALHETLETLQRRGAHMARVVREDGSAIGLATLEDVIEELVGEIRDAAHADDSTPAE; encoded by the coding sequence ATGTCGACGACGATGGGGCTCCTTCTCGGCCTGGTGCTGCTGCTCGCCAACGGCTTCTTCGTGGGCTCGGAGTTCGCGCTGGTCTCGGCCCGGCGCAGCCAGATCGAGCCGGCCGCGCAGGCCGGGTCGCAGATGGCCCGGATCACGCTGCGGGCGATGGAGAACATCAGCTTGATGATGGCCGGCGCGCAGCTGGGCATCACGGTCTGCTCGGTGCTGCTGCTGGCGATCACCGAGCCGGCGCTCGCGCACCTGCTCGAGCCCGGCTTCGACCTGATCGGCCTGCCCGAGGCGTTCCACCACCCGGTCGCGTTCGTGATCGCGATGCTGGTGGTCACCTACCTGCACGTGGTCATCGGCGAGATGGTGCCGAAGAACATCGCCCTGGCCGGCCCGGACAGGGCCGCCCTGGTGCTCGGCCCGGCCATCTACGCGGTCGTCTACGTGCTGCGGCCGATCATCGTGGCCTTCAACTACGCCGCCAACCTCTGCATCCGGGCGCTCGGCATCGAGCCCAAGGACGAAGTGAGCTCTGCGTTCACCCGTGCCGAGGTGGCCGCCATGGTCGAGGAGTCCCGCGGCGAGGGGCTCCTCGAGGAGGACGAGTACGGCCGCCTGACCGGCGCGCTGGGCTTCACCGAGAAGACGGTCGCCAAGGTCACCATCCCGATCGCCGACTGGACGATCGTGCCGCGGGGTGCCTCGGGCGCCGACATCGAGGCGGTGTGCGCCTCGACCGGCTACAGCCGGTTCCCGGTTGCCGACGACGGCGGGGACCTGGTCGGCTACCTGCACATCAAGGACGTGCTCGAGCCCGACGAGGCACGCCGGCGTCAGCCGGTCCAGAACAAGTGGATCCGCCCGTTCGCGACGGTCACGCCCGACGACGCGCTCCACGAGACGCTCGAGACGTTGCAGCGCCGCGGCGCCCACATGGCCCGGGTCGTTCGCGAGGACGGCAGCGCCATCGGACTGGCGACGCTGGAGGATGTCATCGAGGAGCTCGTCGGCGAGATCCGCGACGCCGCCCATGCCGATGACTCCACCCCTGCCGAGTAA
- a CDS encoding hemolysin family protein, producing MTEVLFILLALLLVAACGVFVAAEFSLVTVDHSQVEMAAEQGDKRAQGVLRAMKELSSNLSGAQVGITVTNLGIGWMSEPAIAELIDAPLLATGLPEGAVTPIALTVALILSTIVTMLFGELVPKNLALALPLQTARVTQGPMRAFTRIMRGPIKVLNGTANAIVRRLGMEPQEELRSARSSAELSSLIQRSAHEGTLDADTAELMERSVEFGTRTAGEIMTPRVRVHSLDHNDRAETLIELTRRTGNSRFPVLDDNEAVVGTVHVKAAVALPVHERPTAKVKHLMVPPVVVPDSLRLDPLMALLRAEGFQLAVVLDEYGDQAGIVTLEDVIEEIVGDIADEHDPLSARARLRRDGGWSLSGLLRPDEVEDITGVALPEGEDYDTVAGLMLSLLGRIPERGATAELTVPGNPPPDSDDDDVYARYVKLTVEVMDGRRIDRISMQVIG from the coding sequence CGTGCCCAAGGCGTACTGCGCGCGATGAAGGAGCTCTCCAGCAACCTCTCCGGCGCGCAGGTCGGCATCACCGTGACCAACCTCGGCATCGGCTGGATGTCGGAGCCGGCGATCGCCGAGCTGATCGACGCGCCGCTGCTCGCCACCGGACTTCCGGAGGGTGCGGTGACGCCGATCGCGCTGACCGTCGCGCTGATCCTCTCGACCATCGTGACGATGCTCTTCGGTGAGCTCGTCCCCAAGAACCTCGCGCTGGCGCTGCCGCTGCAGACCGCCCGCGTCACCCAGGGACCGATGCGGGCCTTCACCCGGATCATGCGCGGGCCGATCAAGGTGCTCAACGGCACCGCCAACGCCATCGTCCGCCGCCTCGGCATGGAGCCACAGGAGGAGCTGCGCTCGGCGCGCAGCTCGGCCGAGCTCTCCTCGCTGATCCAGCGCAGCGCCCACGAGGGCACCCTCGACGCCGACACCGCCGAGCTGATGGAGCGCTCGGTCGAGTTCGGCACCCGCACGGCCGGCGAGATCATGACCCCGCGCGTACGCGTCCACAGCCTCGACCACAACGACCGCGCCGAGACGCTGATCGAGCTCACCCGGCGTACGGGCAACTCGCGCTTCCCGGTGCTCGACGACAACGAGGCCGTGGTCGGCACGGTGCACGTCAAGGCCGCCGTGGCGCTGCCGGTGCACGAGCGGCCCACGGCCAAGGTCAAGCACCTCATGGTGCCGCCGGTCGTGGTGCCCGACTCGCTGCGGCTGGATCCGCTGATGGCGCTGTTGCGCGCGGAGGGGTTCCAGCTGGCCGTCGTGCTCGACGAGTACGGCGACCAGGCCGGCATCGTCACCCTCGAGGACGTGATCGAGGAGATCGTCGGCGATATCGCAGACGAGCACGACCCGCTCAGTGCCCGGGCCCGGCTGCGCCGTGACGGCGGCTGGTCGCTCTCGGGGCTGCTGCGCCCCGACGAGGTGGAGGACATCACCGGCGTCGCCCTGCCCGAGGGGGAGGACTACGACACCGTCGCGGGCCTGATGCTGAGTCTGCTGGGCCGTATCCCCGAGCGCGGTGCGACCGCCGAGCTGACAGTGCCCGGCAACCCGCCGCCCGACTCCGATGACGACGACGTCTACGCGAGGTACGTGAAGCTGACCGTGGAGGTCATGGACGGGCGCAGGATCGACCGGATCTCGATGCAGGTGATCGGCTGA